Genomic DNA from Desulfurivibrio alkaliphilus AHT 2:
TTCTGCCTCTGCGAAGCCGCTTTCAACCAGCGACACATCAGGGATCTCCAGATTGTCCTGGACCGTCCGGATTATTTGTGAGGAGACCGGGAAAATTTATAAAATGGATCTAGCCATTTTTTAACTGAGACGACGACATTGAGCATGAAAAAAATTTTGATTACCGGGGCCACCGGCTATATAGGCAGACGTTTACTGGAAAGGCTCTTGCGAGAGGATGGCCTGCAAATACGTCTTCTGGTTAGAAGTAAACGCAAACTGCGACCTGACACCGTGGACAAGGTGGAGGTGGTGGAAGGCGACACCTTTGATCAGCAAGCCCTGGCCCTCGCCCTTAAAGGCATTGATACCGCCTTTTATCTGATCCACTCCATGGGAGCCGGAGGTGATTTCGAAGACCTTGACCGGATGAGCGCCGAGAATTTCAGGGAGGCCTGCATTGCCGCTGGGGTAGCAAAAATTATCTACCTGGGCGGCCTGGGTGTGAAAGAAAGCGCCAGCAAGCATTTGGCAAGCAGGATCGAGACGGGCGAAATCCTCTCCGCCAAACCCGAGAAGATCCAGACGATCTGGTTTCGGGCCGGGGTCATCATCGGGGCCGGCAGTGCCAGTTTCGAGATAATAAGAAACCTGGTACAAAAATTACCCATCATGATCACCCCCACCTGGGTCAAAACCAAGACCCAGCCTGTGGGGGTTGAAGACGTGGTATCCTATCTGGCGGCGGCCATCGATTGCCCTTTCCCGGAAAACACCATTGTCGACATCGGCGCCGAGACCATGAGTTTTAAGGAAATGATGCTGGCTGCCGGCCGGCTCATGGGGCTCAAGCGCTGGATGATGCCGGTGCCTGTTTTATCGCCAAGGCTCTCGTCCTACTGGTTGATTTTATTTACCCCCATCCCCTATAAAATGGCGGCGGCCCTGGTGGATGGGCTCAAGTCGGAAACCATTGTCCTCAACGCCAACGCCCAAAAATATTTTCCGCAGATAAAACCCCGCAGCTATGACACCATCATTCGTGACGCCTTGCGTGAAATCGAAGAAGATCAGGTGTTGAGTCGCTGGTGTGATTCCAGTGCCGGCCAGTTTTGTGACATCCGGGATCGCGACCTGGTCAGCCAGGCCATCCTCCGTGACGTGCGCCGGATTGGCTTGGGCGGCGCGACCCCGGACCAAGTTTTCAAGTCAATGTGCGCGGTCGGCGGCGAATCAGGTTGGTTTACCTATAATTTTCTCTGGCGCATACGCGGCCTTATCGACAAGCTGGTGGGTGGCTACGGGCTTAGCCGCGGCCGTCGAAGCAGCAACAGCTTACGGGTGGGCGACGCGCTTGATTTCTGGAAGGTAGCCGACATTAAAGAGAACAAACGCCTGCTGCTGCTGGCCCAAATGAAGCTGCCGGGCAAGGCCTGGCTCGAATTCGACATTCAGTCCGACGCCTTGGTGCAGACCGCCCACTTTCTGCCGCGAGGGATCCTCGGCCGTCTCTACTGGTACTCGGTGCTCCCCCTCCACCATTTTGTTTTTAGAGATCTAGCCCGCAAGATCGTCGATCAAGCTAATAAACTGCCAAGGTAGCCGCAAAAGGGAAAACGGGTTACGGTTGACACCTCGGTGCAACCCAAGGCGGTGGCCTGTCCGGCAGATTCCAGGCTTTACCATCACAGCCGGGAGAGACTGGTCAAACTGGCGCTGGCTAACGGTGTTTCCTTGCGGCAGAGTTACCAGCGGCTGGCGGCCCAGGCCTTGATGAAAGTTGGTTGCTACCTGCACACTCACCTGGGCAGGTGCTTTGTTCTGATCACATTTGAAACGTCATATCCCTGCTCACCTGTACTTTTGAGAATTTCCTCAAGGATCTGATCATCCATTTCCGGCTCCCGTGCGAGTATCCATAAATATTTCCGTGCCGGATCCCCGACCACTGCGTATCGATACCCCGGATCGAGTTCGATAATCCAGTAATCGCCCCATACAAAAGGAATCCACGATAAAAAGCGGGGAGCGAACCGGACTTTTAGCTTTGATGCAGGTCCGTCTTTATCGGCAAGACGGGCACGGCCTTCGGCTTCGATGAATTCACCTTCTTCTATCCGGCAGCGATTTACTACCTTTATCTGACCGTTATCAAGAAGTGTATAGGTCGCCGTCACATCTCCGGTACACCTAGCCTGGAAACGATTCGGCAACCGTGCGATTTCATACCATGTGCCGGCATACCGTTCAAGATCAACCTCATCAACAACCTGCAACGGTTTATCCTGGCCGATCACAACTGATCCCAAAACAAGCGTAAGCATTGATATTCCAAATAGGTATGTTAATGAAAATTTCATAGGGGAATACACATTATAGAACTTATTTAAGTTTGCGAATTGCCAGAATGATCAAACCGATTCCTGCAATGCCTCATATCTGAAGTAGGCAAGTCCTATTATACCGACTACCAGCAAAACAATCTCGAGTTGTTTCATAATCTGTGCCCGATTTTTTCATTGACAGGCTAACCAGCAGTCATTACCGGTATAATAATATTGGTTTTTTAGGCGGGTCAGTTGCAGGTTGTGCTGAGGCCTCTTTTTTGTCAGAGCGGGCAAAAGAGGTTACTGATCACCCGAACAAGGAGCGTTTAAACTGCGGGTAAAGTCATGATCACCGGTTCCCTGGTCCTTATCATCATAACCGGCCTATTGTTGGGCCTGGCCGCCGGCTTTGTCATGCATCGCTCCGATTACTGCGTGGCGGGGATGTTCAGGGACGCCTTCATCTTTGGCCGCTTTAAAGGCCTGCAGATTCTGTTGCTCCAGGTGGCGGTGACCATGCTCCTTTTCGAGCTGGCCCGCCAGGCCGGTCTGCTCCCCCTTTACCCCTTTCCCATTCTGGCCCCCCCCGCCCTGGTCAATTTCCTGGGCGGGATCATCTTCGGCCTGGGAATGGTGCTGGCCGGCGGCTGCGTCTTCGGCACCCTCTACAAGATGGGAGCGGGCAGCGTGGTCAGCGCGGTCGCCTTTCTGGGCCTGATTCTGGGGAGCGGCCTTTATGCCCTGGTCCATCCCTGGTGGCAGCAGCTGGCCCAGGCCACCGCCCTTGCTCCGGGGCGGATCACCGTTCCCCAGTTGTTTAACCTGGACCCCCTTCTGCCCCTCATTATCTTCTGGTTGCCGACGATTTTTCTCCTCTGGCGCTGGGGGCGGCAGGGGGCGTTGCAGCGCCCGGCCGTGGTGGCGGGCTACCTCCAGCCCTGGCGGGCCGCGATTATCCTGGCCCTTATCGGCCTGGCCTCCTACCTGCTGCATGGGATGCCCATGGGGGTTACCACCTCCTTCACCAAGTTTGCCGCCATGGGGGCCGCGGTCGTGGCCCCGGATTGGGTGGCGGGGCAGACACTTTTCCAGGCGGTCTCCCTGGACGTGATCCATCCCGACAGTGGGGCCCGGCTCACCGGGGGGCCCGGTCCCCAGCCCGACCTGCTTTTCGCCATCCAGGTGCCCCTGGCGCTGGGGGTGGTGCTTGGGAGTACCCTCTCCGCCTTGCTGCTGCGGGAGTTTGCCGTTCGCCTGCGGGTTCCCCCCTTGCAATTGCTCAGCGCTCTGGCGGGGGGCATCCTGATGGGGCTGGCGGCCCGGATGACTCCGGCCTGCAATGTCTGGCATCTGATGGGTGGGCTGCCGATCATGGCCATGCAAAGCATTCTTTTCCTGCTGGGTCTTTTCCCCGGCACCTGGCTGGGGGTTAAACTGTTCAGGCTGCTGGTGCGCTAATTTTCGGGCGATTAGCCAGGTGGTGAATGCTTGCGCCGAAGGCAATGGGGTGGTGGAAACCGCTTCAAGGGAGTTGACAAAGGAAAGCCGATGATTCAGAATTTACCAATTGCCGATTTTATAACCCGCAACCCGCCTGGATAATGCCGGCAGCGCCGGCGGATTACTCATGACCGTACCTTCAACCCCCAATTCTGCCTCCTGGTGGCAACCATTCGAAGTTGCGCCGGGCCGGCACCTGGATTGCCGCTTGGGCACCCTGGCCCTTGCCATTGGCCACGGCACCGATGAATGGCTGGTTGGCACCCGAGCCATTCCGGAAGAGGAGGCCGAGCCTCAGGTCAGTTTCCAGATCGGCAGTGGGCCACCGGGAAACATTGATGAGCGCTTTGTCCATGCCAGTGAAGTAAATACCGTTACCCTGATGCCGTTGCTGGCCGACCGTCCGGTGGTAATCCGCCCGCACCAGCCGGTGTTCCTGCTCAGCGGCCAGAGCATCACCCTCTATTTGTCCACCCCGGTTTGGCTGCGGCTGTTGGTGGGAGAGCCGCCGGTGTTGCTGAAGGAACTGCCGGTTCTGCGCCTGTCGGACACCTGGTTTGGGCCCAATACCCGCGAGGGGGAGTTGTCTTATGCCGGTCGCACCAACGCCCGCCACCGCCCTTCGGAGTTGCCGGACCGGCCCCACCGGGCCATCACCCCGCTGACCATCCACAACCGGGCCGACTCGCCCCTGCCGCTTGAGAAAATCAGCCTGCCGGTGCCGATGCTGGCCTTGTATGGCGATGAAGCCGGCCGGCTCTGGACCCAGAACGTGACTCTGACCAGGGAAAGCCAGGGCGATCTGGCTTCGGTTAAGATCGACAGTAAACTGCCCGAAGCGGGCCGCAATCTTACTCGTCTGGCCGAACCGCGCCAGGAGCCGGACCGCTCCGGCATGCACCGGGCGTTAAATCTGCTGTTCGGGAGCTAAAGCCTGTGATCCAGGACCTGTTTGCCGCTGTTCGTGTCGAAACCATGCTGGCGGGGTTACGCGCCCTGATCCTGCTTGGCGCCGGCCTGCTGCTGGCCACGGCGGCCAGCCGGCTGAGCCGCCGCCTGTTGGCCGATCGCCTTTCCGCCCAGGCCCGGCATTTGTTGCGGCGCGCGGTTTTTTACGGTATTTTAGTGCTTTTCGTGGCCTCGGCCATGCGCGAACTGGGCTTCAGCCTGGCCGTGATCATGGGGGCGGCGGGAGTACTGACCGTGGCCATCGGTTTTGCCTCCCAGACCACGGCCTCCAACCTGATCAGCGGTATCTTCCTGATTGGCGAACGCAGTTTTGAGATCGGCGACTTCATCAAGGTGGGCGACACCTTCGGGGAAGTGCTCTCCATCGACGCCCTTTCGGTCAAGCTGCGCACCTTCGACAATCTGTTTGTCCGCATCCCCAATGAAACGATGATCAAAAGCGAGGTCACCACCTTGAACCGCTTCCCGATCCGGCGGTTGGATCTGAAGCTGGGGGTGGCTTACAAGGAAGACATTGGCCGGGTGCAAGAGGTGCTGATGGCGGTGGCCAATGCCAACCCCCTTTGCCTGGACGAACCAGCCCCGCTGTTCATCTTCCTGGGCTTTGGCGATTCGGCCCTGGAGTTGCAGTTCTCGGTCTGGGCCAGGCGTGAAAATTTCCTCGATTTACGCAACGGCATCACCGCCGAAATTAAGGCCGCCTTCGACCAGGCCGGAATCGAAATTCCCTTCCCGCACCGGACGATCTACACCGGCGAGGTGACCAAACCCTTTCCCATTACCCTGGTAGAAACTCCCCAGGGCGGCAACAACCTTCCGCCAACCGGCAAGGGAAGCGATACCCCAGCCTTGGAAACCAAACCCGAATAATCCGGTCACTTGCCTGGACTTTGCCGAACCCAACGATTCGGGGGTGATGATGGGAGTGTTGGCTTAGCAGCCACAACTGCCGGTATCGCAGGAGCTGCCGTAACCGCAGCCAGAGGAGGCTTCCCGGTAGTCGATGGTAATCTTGCCGGTGGCGGCCAGTATCTCCCGGCTGCTGCGTTTTTCAAGGGTGTAGCGGAGATATTAGCCGGCCCGGTTATGGCTTCCAAATTTTGGCGAGGCGGGATCGGCGGATGTTTTTGTCGCGAGTGGCCAATGGCAGGCCGTGCGCCTGAGCGGTGGCCACAATGATTCGGTCGGCCGGATCGCCATGGAAAGTTTCGGGCAGGCGATCAAGGGTCAGAATAACGGCAACATCCATCGGCAAGAGAGTTACGGTTTCAGGAGCCGCCGCCACCGGCAACCAACGGTCAAGCGGCATATCGAGGGACAACCTGCCTTTGGCGGCCAGCATTTGCGCCTCCCACAGACTGATGGAGGCAAGTGTCGGCGGGGTGCCGGCGGAGGCCAGAGCGTCCAGACTATCGCGCTCGGCGGCCATCAGTTCCGGTTGACCGAGCAACCACCATAACCAGACATGGGTATCGAGCAGCGGCGGCGTCACCGGTCCGTGTTGCCGTGGGCTTCAAAGTCTTCGGCCTTAAGAACCGAATCTTCCGGTTGTGCGGTCAGCACCCCGTGCCCCCGCAGCCGCAGCCAGGGCGGGGTGCCGCCGGAAGCCGGGGCGGCCGGAACCAGGCGAGCCACCACCTTGCCCCGTCTGGTCAACTCGACGGCAGCCCCGCTATGTTCAACCTTGCGAATCATATCCAGGCAGTGAGCCTTGAATTCCGTAACGCTTATCGCTTTAGTGGTCATTTGGCCCTCCAAATGGTCATGTCTGATAATAGCGTATGGATTCTTCCCTTGCCAGGAAAAAGTGTAATGGGTTTCAATCAGGTGAACAGATCAATCTCGGGCCTTATGCGTAGGCCCAACACCTAATAACCACCAAGCAGTTCAATCCCGCCGGGGTCAATGACCACTTCCAGCCGGTCGCCGACCGTTAACCCGGCCGCACTTATTTCCTCCCTGGTTACCAGGGCGGTGAGGGCGAAGCCGGCATCCAGCAGCACCCTGATTTGCTCATCTTCGCTACTCATCTGCAATACCCTGGCCGGCAGTCGGTTGGGGGCTGGAGCAGTGCCAGGACCATTGGTGTTTGGTGGTGCCAGGCGGATGGCGGTGGGGTCGATTCTGACCATCACCGCCGGGCCGGTACCTTGCCCGGTGGCCGGGGCGGCCAAAGCGGTGGGGGAGAGGGTAAGGGTTATGGGAGCCGGGTGGCCGATGCGGCATTGCGGCGGTTGTTCATCGGGCAAAAGTTGGCCGGGAAACTGGTTTTCCCAACTGCTGTCCGGGGCCGGGCGGCCCTCGAACAACACAATCTTTTCATCGCCCAGGCGGTTGGCCTGGAGACGGTCGTGGGAGGCGAAGATGATGGTCAAGCCCAGTTCCCGTTGAATGTCGGCCATCAGTTGTTCCACCACCATTCGATTGGGCAAATCGATACTGGCCGTGGGTTCATCAAAGAGCATGACCTCCGGCCGGCAGGCCAGGGCCCGGGCAATGGCCACCCGCTGGGTTTCGCCGCCGGATAAACGGTGAGCCTGGGCCTCGGCAAATTGTTCCATCCCCACCCGCGCCAGGCATTCCAGTGCCTGGCGGCGCCGCTGGCTGCCGGTAACCCCCCGCAGGCGGAGGCCGTACTCCACGTTTTTGATGACCGAGGTGGTGAACATGATGGGATGCTGATCCACCAGCACCACCCGCCGCCGCAGCGCGGTCAACTCACGGCTCTGCCAGTTCACCGGCCGGTCTTGAAAAAAAAGTTGCCCGCTGGTGGGGGGCTGCAGCAGGGCCAGCAGGCGAAGCAGGGTGCTTTTGCCGCTGCCGTTGGGACCGAGCAGGGCGTAGCTGCGACCGGCGGTCAGCTCCAGGTGGTCGATGGCCAGCACCGTGCGCTGGGCAAAGGTCTGGCGGATATTTTGTAAAAGGTAGCTATTGGTCGGGCGGGTGCTCATCGTTCACCCCCATAACGACCCTGGGCCAGTTGCAGGGCGGCGTTGAGCAGCAGGCTGACCGTCAGCAGAACAATACCCAGGGCCACCGCCAACACAAACTCGCCCTTGTTGTGTTCCAGGGCCATGGCGGTGGTCATGGTGCGGGTGTAGCCTTTGATGTTGCCGCCCAGCATCATGGCAATGCCGATCTCGGCAATCACCCGGCCGAAAGCGGCGATGATCGCCGCCAGAATGCCGAAGCGGGCCTCGCGGACCACCACCAGGGCGGCCTGGAGGGCCGAGGCCCCCAGGGTCAGGGCGGTTTGGCGATAGCGCTCGTCGATCCGGCTCACCGCCGTCATGGTGAAGGTGGTAACCCAGGGTAAAATCAGAATCACCTGGCCGATGATAATCGCCTTGGGGGTATAGAGCAGCCCCATAAAACCCAGCATCCCCCGCCGGGACAAAAAGGCGTAGACCAGCAGGCCGATCACCACCGTGGGCAGGGCCAGCAGGGTGTTGAGGATGGTGATCACCAACCGTTTGCCCCTGAACTTCTTGACTGCCAGGTAGAAGCCCAGGGGCACCCCCAGGATGGAGGCGATCAGGGTGGAGAAAAAGCTGACATGCAGGGAGAGGTAGACAATGGAGTACATCTCCGGGTCCAGCGCCACGATCATGGCGATGGCGGCGCCGAAGCTTTCCCGTAAGAAGTCCATTCAGATTGCCTGCTCTGCTTGTTGCTTAGCGGGCATCGGGAAAAAACAGCGGCATCCCGTGGAGCTGATAGCTGCCGATTACCTCCTGGCCCCGTTCCGATACCAGCCAGCGGGCAAAGGTGTCGGCCAACTCAAACTTGACGTGGGGGAATTTTTCCGGGTTGACCGGGATGACTCCGTAGGGGTTTTGCAGCAGGTCGTCGCCCTCATAGACTACTTCCAGCTCCAGGGCCTGCTCCCGGCCGAACTTGTAATGGAGATAGGTTCCCCGGTCGGCCAGCACGTAACCGTTGCGCTCTTCCGCCATGATCAGGGCCTGGCCCATCCCCTGGCCGATGGAAAGATACCAGCCCCGGCCGTCGCGGGGCGCGGACTGATCGTTGAGTGACAAGCCACTGGCCTGCCAGAGCTGTTTTTCCCGGGCATGGGTGCCGCTGTCGTCCCCCCGGGAAACGAAGGGGGCCCTGGCGGCGGCGATCTTGCGGAAGGCGTCGGCCACATCGGCGCTGTTGCCGACCCCAACCGGGTCGGCGGCCGGCCCCACCAGAATAAAATCGTTGTGCATCAGGTGGTAACGCTTGCTGCCGTAGCCCTCGGCCACGAACCGCTTCTCCCGAACGGTGTCATGGACCATGACCACATCGACATTGCCGTCCATCCCGTCGCGCAGGGCGGCGCCGGTACCCTTGCTCATTACCCGGACGGCAATGCCGGTGTCCTTGGTGAACTCGGGCAGCAGGTGATTGAGCAGCCCCGAGGCCTCGGTGCTGGTGGTGGTGCTCATGGTGATAAACCGGTCGCCGGCCAAAGCCGGAGCGGCGGCCAATAGAAGGCCGCAGATGGTGGTCAATAAAACTCGTTTCATTTTTGCTTTCCTTTTTGGGTTCTTGCCTGTTGGCCCCGACCAACCATTGGTGCGGGAGGAGCCGATGTATCTGCTAAGGCGGGCTACCGGCTTCATGGGGGAAGATCACCCGCCCGCTCTGGGCGATGTCGTAACCTTCCAGGTCGGCGGCCAGCCGCTTGAACTCCTTTTCATGGAGCAGGCCCAGGAAGAGCTGGACCCCTTTCTCAAAAAAACGCTCGCGGGGAATCAGCAGGTCGAAACGCTCCCGGCCCAGAGGCAGAAAATCCAGGCCCAGGATCCCGGCCACCGCTTTGATGGCCGGCCCGACGTCGGCTCGACCGGCCAGAATTTCCAGGCCGACCTCCAGATGGCGGGCCACCTCCCGCTCATAGCCGACCAGTCTTTTCCCCGGCAATCCGATTTTTTGCAACTGCTGCTCAAAAAGCAGCCGGGTGCCGGTACTCAGAGGGCGGTTGACGATCCTGGCCTTACGCGGCCCCAGATCGGCCACGCTGTTAATCCCCAAAGGGTTGCCCTTGGCCAGCAACAGCCCCTGTTCCCGGCTGCAGAAGTTGACCACCGCCGGGGGCGAGGCCAGCTCGTCGGCGGCAAACTGGAAGTTGTAGTCGCCGTTTTCCTGCTGCAGCAGATGGCTGGAGGCCAGGTGGCAAAGGTTGTCCCGCAGGGCCTTGAGGCCGCCGAAACTGCCCACGTTGCCGTAAACCGCCAGGTGACCGGGATGGCTGCGATTGAACAGGTTCAGGGTGCGCTCCAGCAGGGGATCGTCGCTGCCGGCCACGATCAGCAGGCCGTGGTAGGGCGGCAGGGGGGACGATTGCGGCGGCCGGTTGCTGGTGTGGTTTTCCAGCCAGCGATCCACCAGATGGCGAGGGAAAAGCCACTTGCCGGTGACCTTGGTGGCCGGCAGGCCCTTGTCGGCGATCAGGGCGTAGACCATCTTTTCATTGATCGCCAGTAACTTGGCCACTTCCTTGGTGGATAAGAGTTCAGTCATCGTCATAATTTGCCATGCAGGCTGGCCCTAAGAGTTATTCTTCTTGATGATCTCTTCACCGAGGTGGAGGAAACTGAATGCCGATCATTCTTGACCAAGCACTTCCACTCTGATAGCACAAAGCTTGTATTCCGGCGTCCGGGAAAGACGATCCAGAGCATCGAGGGTCAGGTAATTAACCGGCGTTTCGGCAAAATTATATGGCGCCGAAATGGTTCCTTCCTGGGTGCGATCGGTGATTCCGGCCCTGATATCCACGCTGCCCCGCCGGGAGCTAAGGCGCAGCAGATCACGCTCCTTGATCCCCATCCGCTCGGCATCGGCGGGATGAACCTCGGCCCGGGCCTCGGGGGCAATATCGTCGATTTCCGGAGTTTTGCCGGTCATGCTGCTGAAATTGTAGCGGGCATATTCCCGGATGGTGGTAAACAGCATGGGATAGTCACCGTCCACCGGTTCCTGGGGTGGAATGAAATTCTCCGGCACGAACAGGCCCCGGCCACGGGTAAATTTGTCCACATGGAGTACCGGAGTGCCGGGATGATCTTCGCTGGGCACCGGCCACTGCAGGCCGACCCGGTCCAGCCGGGAGTAGTTGATTCCCTTGTATTGAGGCAGCAGTTGGCGGATCTCGGCAAAGATCTCTTCGGGGCTGTCGTAGCGCATCTCATAACCCATTTTGGAGGCCAGTTCACAGAAGATCCACCAATCGGGTTTGGCTTCTCCTGGTGGTTCAACCGCCTTGCGCACCCTTTGAACCCGACGTTCGGTGTTGGTGAAGGTGCCGTCCTTTTCGGCAAAACAGGCGGCGGGCAGGACCACATCGGCCATTTTGGCCGTATCGGTAAGAAAAATATCCTGAACCACCAGAAAGTTAACCTCGTTTAAGGCCTCCTGCACATGACCGATATTGGTGTCGGCCAGGGCCGGATCTTCACCGAAGACATAAAGGGCTCTTATTTCACCTTTTAGAATGTTTTCCCAGACCTCGGTGGCCGGTTTGCCGGGCCGCCGGGGGAGCCGTACCTTCCAGATCTTTTCGTAGAGATCAAACAGCTCGTCGTTGTTCAGCCCCCCATAGCCGGGCAGGGTGTTGAACAGGGCTCCCATGTCGCAGGCGCCCTGAACATTGTTCTGGCCCCGCAGGGGGTTGCAGCCGCCCCCTTCCACGCCCACCTTGCCGCACAGCATGGCCAGGTTGGAAATGGATTTGACCCGGTCGGTGCCGGTGGCGTAATGGGTAATTCCCATCCCGTGGTAGGTGGCGTGACGGCCCGGGGCCGCGTACATCCGGGCGGCCCGGCGGATCAGCTCGGCGTCGATGCCGCATATTCCGGCCACCTCTTCCGGGGAATATTTTTCCGCCACCTTGACCAGCTCGTCATAATCCTCGGTACGTTCCTCGACGTACTTTTTGTCCCACAGCTCTTCTTTTATGATGACATGCACCATCGAATTGAGCAGGGCCACATCGGTTCCCGGCTGGATCCGCAACCAGAGGTCGGCCCGCTCGGCAAAAGCGGTCTTGCGCGGGTCGATGACGATCATTTTGGCCCCCCGGTCCAAGGCCTGGTGAATCCGCAGGCCGATGGTGGGGTGGCTGGTGTCCGGGTTGCTGCCGATCATCATGAAGAGATCGGTCTTGGTGGTATCGGCGATGGAATTGGTCATCGCCCCGCTGCCAAACGTGATGGCCAGACTGGCCACCGTGGGAGCGTGTCAGAGGCGGGCACAGTGATCGATATTGTTGGTTCCGATCGCTGTCCGCATGAATTTCTGCATCAGAAAGTTTTCTTCGTTGGTGGCCCGGGCACAGGAGAAACCGGCGATGGAATCGGCCCCGTACATGGCCTTGATATCGAAAAAACGTGTGGCGGTGTAGTTCAAGGCCTCTTCCCAGGAACACTCCACCAATTGGCCGCCCCTGCGAATCAGGGGGCTGGTCAGGCGATCCCGGTGCTGGACAAAATGAAAGCCGTACCGGCCCTTGACGCAAAGCGCCCCGTAATTGGGCGCCAGATCGGGATCGGCGTTGACCTCGATAACGGTATCGCCCTTGACCTTGAGATTCATCTGGCACCCGGCCCCGCAGTAAGGACAGGTGGTTCGCACCAGGCGAGTCTGTTCGGCCACGATGGGAATGATTTGATCCTTTTTGTTCAAGGCCCCGGTGGAACAGTTGTCCACGCATTTGCCGCAGGACACGCAGGAGTCGAGAAAATTAAAGGAAATACCCCGGGCCCTGCCCTTGTCATCAAAAGATTCGGCGGTCAGGTCAATGGCCCGGTATTCACAGGAATCGGTGCAGTTCCGGCAATAAATACACTTGTTCAGGTCCACCGCAATGGTGGGATGATCGGTACGCCGTGGATAAACGGGCTTGGTGGCCATGCCGGTCTTGTTGGGGTCGAGCCCGTGACTGATGAACTCTCGCTTCAAATCACAACGGTCAAAGGCGGTACAACCGCAGGAAAGGCAGCGCTCCGCTTCATTTTTGGCCATCTGTTCATTAAAACCCAGGCTGATCTCATTGAAATCCTGCACCGCCCGCTCGGGGGGGCGAGATGGCATTTTTTCACGCAATTTTACCCGAATGCCTTCAAAGTTAGTTAGATCTACCTGATCAAAGGATTTGCCCCGGCTGAAGTTAAAACGGCTTTCCGGGGGCTCCTTGGCCACCCCCATGAGCTGGGCGTGAATGTTGTCCGCCGCCCTTCTGGCCGCCACCACCGACTGAATCACCGAACGGGGACCATTGGTGGCATCGCCGGCGGCGTAAACTCCA
This window encodes:
- a CDS encoding helix-turn-helix transcriptional regulator gives rise to the protein MTELLSTKEVAKLLAINEKMVYALIADKGLPATKVTGKWLFPRHLVDRWLENHTSNRPPQSSPLPPYHGLLIVAGSDDPLLERTLNLFNRSHPGHLAVYGNVGSFGGLKALRDNLCHLASSHLLQQENGDYNFQFAADELASPPAVVNFCSREQGLLLAKGNPLGINSVADLGPRKARIVNRPLSTGTRLLFEQQLQKIGLPGKRLVGYEREVARHLEVGLEILAGRADVGPAIKAVAGILGLDFLPLGRERFDLLIPRERFFEKGVQLFLGLLHEKEFKRLAADLEGYDIAQSGRVIFPHEAGSPP
- the fdhF gene encoding formate dehydrogenase subunit alpha, with the translated sequence MNKVNQQINGRDEPGRACTTAVAAGMEIDSESKELVEQRKERLALLGQTHFGDCKAPCNLTCPGQINVQGYIAHVAKGQYEEAVRLVMERNPLPFSVGRVCPRFCETRCRRMMVDDPISINHLKRFVADWCMANKVDLKLKPAPPTGQRVAVIGGGPAGLTGAYYLALKGHDVTIFEAAPKLGGMLRYGLPRYKIPDQVLDYEISTILRLGISVRLGQRWGRDFNLESLREQGYGATLLTVGANHNESLDIEGGSLPGVIPALKLLRQVNEGVAVDCGKRAAVIGGGNTAVEAARSLLRSGVDEVTMIYPRNRTEMPANQRNIREAEAEGVQFLLMASPVKIESAGDRGLDVELIRMVLGEPDAKGIRHPQAVPGTGIHLEVDTVVVATGQSACDGVFRGGSHEESLELTPKNNIKSNPRNFQTNLPGVYAAGDATNGPRSVIQSVVAARRAADNIHAQLMGVAKEPPESRFNFSRGKSFDQVDLTNFEGIRVKLREKMPSRPPERAVQDFNEISLGFNEQMAKNEAERCLSCGCTAFDRCDLKREFISHGLDPNKTGMATKPVYPRRTDHPTIAVDLNKCIYCRNCTDSCEYRAIDLTAESFDDKGRARGISFNFLDSCVSCGKCVDNCSTGALNKKDQIIPIVAEQTRLVRTTCPYCGAGCQMNLKVKGDTVIEVNADPDLAPNYGALCVKGRYGFHFVQHRDRLTSPLIRRGGQLVECSWEEALNYTATRFFDIKAMYGADSIAGFSCARATNEENFLMQKFMRTAIGTNNIDHCARLUHAPTVASLAITFGSGAMTNSIADTTKTDLFMMIGSNPDTSHPTIGLRIHQALDRGAKMIVIDPRKTAFAERADLWLRIQPGTDVALLNSMVHVIIKEELWDKKYVEERTEDYDELVKVAEKYSPEEVAGICGIDAELIRRAARMYAAPGRHATYHGMGITHYATGTDRVKSISNLAMLCGKVGVEGGGCNPLRGQNNVQGACDMGALFNTLPGYGGLNNDELFDLYEKIWKVRLPRRPGKPATEVWENILKGEIRALYVFGEDPALADTNIGHVQEALNEVNFLVVQDIFLTDTAKMADVVLPAACFAEKDGTFTNTERRVQRVRKAVEPPGEAKPDWWIFCELASKMGYEMRYDSPEEIFAEIRQLLPQYKGINYSRLDRVGLQWPVPSEDHPGTPVLHVDKFTRGRGLFVPENFIPPQEPVDGDYPMLFTTIREYARYNFSSMTGKTPEIDDIAPEARAEVHPADAERMGIKERDLLRLSSRRGSVDIRAGITDRTQEGTISAPYNFAETPVNYLTLDALDRLSRTPEYKLCAIRVEVLGQE